From Balneola sp. MJW-20:
CCGCATTCAGAAATAAAGCTCCCATCATATTGGGGGCTTTTTTTTGGAATAGGAATCAGGTTTTAAGCATCATATGCGATTACAGAGTCGTTAAATGATGATAGAACATACTACTCTGTTTTTGCGGATACCCGACACTCAGGGTCATTTGATGCGCTAGGTTCCTCTTTGTTGATCCCTAAATTAAGCTAATAGTTATGGGATTTTAATTTTGAAATATCTCACCATTTAATAGCTTCACTAAAATTTTGAAAGCAGGTACGCCTGCTGTGATCTAAACAAACTACATCTACATGAAACGATCTACTACCCTGATCGGTGGTTTAATAATTGCTGTAGCAATTACCGCCTGTGAGGTGCCTAAATCACCGGATTTTACTACTTCACAGAAAATTGAAGCACCGATCCTTTTGAACAAGACCTATCAGATGATAGGCAGCGGTCAAAATGTATTTATTGACACGACCAAATCAGATTTTGATTCTCTGTTTACCTTTGATGGTGATAACTTTATTACCATAGCTAAAGATGAGCAGTTTGATTTTGGTAACCTTGATGACGCAATTCCGACAGTGTCAGTAAGTCCAACCACTTTTAATGCTGAAGTAGGAAGTCTGGAAATAGGTTCCTTCTCATCAGCCTCAGGAAATCTTGGAGAGGCTTCTTTTGCAGATCTGACCGGAATTGGCGCATCTCCTAACCAGGGAGACCCGGTACCACCACAAACGGTAAGTCCCCAAATTACTATTGATCTGAATACAGACCGGTTTGAAAGTGCTGATTTCAGCAGTGGTGCCCTTGAGATCAGACTGACCAACAATCTGGGTTTTAATCTGGATGATATCACAGTCACATTAGTTTCATCTCCGGCTGGTGGTCCAGATACAGATATTGCCACCGATGCCACTCCTTTCCTTGCAGATGGGTCTGAAGGAGTAGTTGTACTTGATCTGGCTGGGCAGACCGTAGCCAATCCTCAGGTAAGGGTATCTATTAACTGGACTTCTCCTGCAGGGTCACCGCAGACTTTTCAACGAAGTCCGCAATCACTTGTGGTTAACAACGCGGAAGGGGTAGGTTTGACCGCATCATCCATTACAGCAGCGCTGGATCCTCAAAGTTTTAACTCAAGCGGTAATTCATCTTTTAGTAATTCAGAATTTTCGTTTACAGCAGCCGACCATTATGTAGAAGTATCATCAGGGCAGCTGCTTCTTCAGAATATTGTAAATCAGATGGGTGTTGGAGTAGAGGTTCTTGAGATCTCATTTCCAGGTATACTGGCACCGCCGTATGATCCGTCCGACTCACTGGTAGTTTCATTCTCCGGTGCTAATGCTATTGCTGCAAATTCTGTGAATCCCGGAACTGCTATAGACCTGGGTGCTTATAGAATTTATGCCCAGGGAGATCAGATCCAGTATAATATCAATGCAATTACGGAAGACACTCAAAATTCTTTAGTGACCATAACCGAAACAGATCAGGTGTCTGCTGATATCGGAGTGGTGAATCTGGAGATCTCCTTTGCCCGAGGCATCGTAGAAGCTCAGAATGTACTGCTGGGAGATGATGACCCATCGAACGGTGTGGATGTTCTGGACCTGTTTAATGACCTGGAAAGTCAGTTGACTGAAATAGACGGACTTGCAGATTTTTCCAGCAAGATTGATGGATTTGAATTTAACAATCCTTCCATTAGCTTTAATTATTCCACTAATATCGGGGTCAGTACAACGGTTTACGGGGTGATTTGGGGACGGAATGCCAACAACGAGAGCCTGTTCCTGACCGGTGACCTGGGTTCACCTTTTGAGGTAACTGCGTCAGATCCGGTAACTGGGCTTACAGCTAACGGATCCGATATACAGCCTTTAAATCTTATCAAATTCGATGTTCAGTCAGCCACAGATGAGAACAATACATCAACGGCCAGTGTAACTTTTGATACTGATAATACAAACGTAGCAGAATTTTTGAACAACTTACCGAATGAGATACGATTTATTGGTAAAGCATTGATCAATGAGAACGGAGAAGAAGGCTTCATACAGTCTCCGGTGGAATTCGATCCTACAATAAGTGTTCAAATACCTCTAGCATTCAGTACTCCGGATGCAGCAACCTTTTCGGATACTACGGAGGATAACCGATCATCTTTTGAAGACCTGCCATCTGTAGAGAAGGATGATGATTATGTGATCAAGGAAGGCAGTATTATACTGGACTACCAAAATGGTCTTCCGTTAGCTTTGGATATCAGCATTAATCTGCTGGACGAGAATTATAATTTAATCACAAGTATTCCTGATGGAGTCAACGGTATTCAATTTGGTCCTGCAGGAGTTGATGCTAATAATTTCGCATCCGGCACTTTTAACGATCAGTTGCAGATCTCTCTTTCTGAGTCACAGCTTCAGCAATTATACAAGACCGTCTTTATTGAACTGAATGCAACCGTGATCACAAATAATAACAGTGAGGTAAGGATCCGAACCTCAGACAGCGTAAGTATCAGTGCCCGCGCTGAACTGGTTGTAGAAAACGAAGTTAAGGGGAACTGACAATGAGAAAGGCAGAAAACAATATCATGAAAATAGTACTACTGGGCATTGTGAGCCTGTTTAGTGTAGCGTCTATGGCTCAGTCCAGACACTATAATTCTATGACCCTTGGAATGGGGGGCGGTGGAACCGCTTATGTTGACGGATTCCATGCTAATTTTATCAATCCTGCAAACCTTGCCGTCAATAATTACCATAATAGTACTTCAATCGGACTTAGTGGTATCGGAATAAAGGCTGGCGGGACTTTAGCAAAGATTGGAGTATACAATGATTACCTGACGTCGGGAAATGTGATCAACGGTCAACTCAGAGAAGATTTCATCGATGACTGGTTCGGATCCGGAAATAATACGCTGGATATGAATACCACGGTAAATTTTGTACCCATTGGATTTTCACATCAAACCAGCCGTCAGGCATTCAGTCTTGCCGTAAGAGGCAGGGTAACAGCAGAATCCTCAATTAACAGAGGTGCTGCAGAATTATATTTTTATGGACTGGATAGTCAGCAATTTGGGGATCCGGTTTCTGTGAATTTCAGCAATGATATGGTTGCATTTACCGAGGTTTCTCTGGGTTATGCAAGGCATATTATGACCATCCCTGATCTAATTATCGCTGAAGATGTGAAATTATATGCAGGTATTGCTCCTAAACTATTGATGGGATTTTATGCAGCTAATGCACGCTTTAATTCCACCCTTCAGGTAGGTGATCAGCCGGGTGGCTTTACCGTGACGAATACTTTTAACTATCAGTTGAATACAATTGGTGAACTTTCACGTCAGCTTCAGGAATATAAAAGACAAAACGATCTGGATGATAGTGTTGTCTTAGATGATGTTGTTACCTATGAAGGTGATGACCTGGGTGAGATACAGGCTACCGGTTTTGGTGTTGACCTTGGAGCAACGGTAGAAATGGATGTAAGCCGCTGGCCTGTACCGCTGTTCGTTGATGCGAAAAAGACACTGCGGGTGTCTATGGCTCTGACTGATCTTGGGTCATTAAATTTCGATAATGATGCCTCAAGGATCTTTGCAGATGGAGAATTCAGTTATCAGGGTGCTGTAGGTCAGGAAGATGCTGGAGACTTTTTTGATAATCTTGGAGATAGTCTGCAGAATGATGTGTATGGAGACTTTAATACGGAAGGAACCGATGGAATCAGATATAACCTCCCGGGTATGTACAACTTCGGAGCTTCTCTCGAGATGGGACGATTACTGGCAGCCGTGGATTATGGTTTTGGGTTTAATAACAATGGAGTGAACAGCCGCAGATCTACACTGAACCTGGGACTTCAGTACCGCTTATTCCGTTTTCTTCCTCTAAGAGTTGGAATGAGATCCGGAGGATTTTCTTCAGCGGCTTATACTGCCGGATTCGGTCTTGATTTTAACTTCATCGAATTTAGTGTTGCCGCAAGTGCGACTGGAAATTCTTCGAGAAACGGCGGTTCAAATGCAGTAGCCTGGAGCGGATTTATTATTCGTTTCTGATAAGCACATACTGAATTAATTATTTACAAAGCTCGTTGAGTAGGTCAGATAAACTGACTATTCAATGAGCTTTGCTATTTACGAGATCCTAGGATTTGTGCTTGCTTTGCCACTAAGCTATGCAATGGCTTATCTTGCCAGAAAATATTCTAAACAGACCTATAAAGATGAGATGGATCGTCTGTTTTCCGCGTATTGGTCCGGTAAAGAAGAGGATGCAATGTATGCCTGGCTGAGGGTCCGTCAGTTACTGAGTAGCCGCAGGGACGAAAAGAAGATCCGGTATATCGATAAGAAGATCTCCGAGTTAAACAAAAATGAGATCTATGGTTCCTCATCAGTAAATGAGAAGGGAGAAGTAGTTTAGCATTATTTGCTGATCCGGCTGATAGAGATCTCATCCGGAAGAGGGCCATCTTCTAAAATATGTTTGGCCAGAAGATCTCCCAGATAAGCTGAATAAAGCATCCCTTTTGATCCCAGTCCGGCAAATACATACAGATTGGGATGTTCGGGATGTTCGCCCAAAATAGGTTTCCGGTTAGGAGTTGAAGCTCTGACTCCGGCCCACTGGCCGATCAGTTCTCCGCTTTCGATCAGATCAGGAACTACTTTTTTCATTCTTTCTTTCAGATAGCGGATCCCGTAGTCATCTGGCTCAGTATGATCGAATTTATGCTCGTAAGTACTGCCTACCGTAAATTCATTTTCATTCAGGCTTCCCAGGTAACCCAAAGCAGATATTGAACAGGGGTAAGGAAATGCATAGTCTGTTCGAAACCTTGCAACCTGACCTTTTACAGAATGAATCGGAAGCCAGTCCCAGTAAGATACCCGTTTCGTTAGATGTCCGGCAGCATATATAACGGACTCACAATTGACAGAATGATCTGCAGTCCGGATCACCCAGGATCCGTCTTCCCGCTCCACTACCGGCTCGGATCCAATTAGGATCTTTAAACCCCGTTCCTGTAAACGAACTGCTTTATGTTCCAGATACCCGGCAATATCTACTGTCAAGCCAATGGGTAACCAAACACCACCATTAGTGACATTCAGTCCTTTATAAGAGTCATGAATTTTTTCCTGACTTATCCACTCAGCCCAGTCTTCGGGCCAGTTACTTTCCAGCGTATTTTCCTGCATTCGATCAGCGATCTTATTCGTCAGTGCCGGGCGAAGCACTCCATTCTCGCGAAAAATGGATCTACCTGAACCGGCCGAAACCTTTTTCAGATCATTATACACTGCCTTGTAGCAATCTTCTGCTCTCCAGCTTTTAGTAGCATAGCGCCCCGTGGCAGGATTAACCAATCCAAGGGGTGTGCCGGATGCCCCCGATGCGATAGACTCCTTTTCAATTAAACATACACTTCGTTCCGCACCGAGCAGGGAAGAGGCTGCTGCCAGTCCGGCCAGGCCTCCACCAATTACAACATGATCGAAATAATATTGACTCATATTATTGCACTATCTCGTCTGATCGAAGAAAATGTATTCCGGCCTCATTCATTTCAGTCATAGCTTGCTCAACAGAGTTATCCAAATCTATACCTTTGATCGCATCAATGATCAGGTGGGTCTTAAAGCCCTCCTTCAGTGCGTCGATAGCTGACCATTTTACACAGAAGTCGGTGGCTAGTCCACATATATGTAATTCATCCACATTTCGGTCGATCAGGTAGCCCTTCAGCCCGGTGCGGGTGGAATGATCATTTTCGAAGAAGGCGGAATAACTATCAATATTCGGTCGGTAACCTTTTCTGACGATCATATCAGCATGATCTGTGTTCAATTCAGGATGAAATTCTGCTCCTTTGCTACCCTGAATACAATGATCAGGCCATAAGATCTGCTCTCCGTATTCGGCATTGATTGTTTGATATGCTTCTTTATTATCGTGATTGGAGGCAAAAGAGAAATGCTCATCAGGGTGCCAGTCCTGAGTATAAACCACACAATCAAAGGCATTAGCTAGGAGGTTAACAGCAGGGATGATCTGGTCACCTTCTTCAACTGCCAGAGCACCACCGGGGCAAAAATCATTCTGTATATCAACGACTATTAATGCTTTCATTGGTTCTTTTGGTTAATTAATTCATCCCGGAGACTCATCAAACCTCCGGTGATCCCTACCTTGTAAACATGGGGATTTGCAAATCGTTTATGCTCAGGCTGCAGACGTTTCAGTTGTTCGGCTGCAAAGCGAGCTGCTTCATTGGGAGCAGAAGCTTCAATAAGAGTCTTGCCTTCATCGATCACACAGTGAAGCAATTCTTTGATATAATAGCCGCTTAAATTGGTTTTTTTATTGGAGAAATAGGGGTGGAATATCAGATCAGTATCTTTTTCACCTTCTAAGCCGATCACATCCGCATAAAAGGATCCGTCTTCATTATAAGCTCTGAGCACTTTTTTGATACCGGGTAGAGTAATCTTTTCGATATTCTCCGATATTTTGAGAGTCGGTTTTTTACCAAATGAACTCAGTTTATAAACTCCGTCGAGTGCTGGATCATCATGTGCCGTTACCAGTTTAGTACCAACCCCAAAAAGATCGATAGGAGCACCCTGATCCAGTAAACTTTTTATGAGATGCTCGTCCAGCTGATTCGATACTGCGATCTTTACATATTCGAGCCCTGCTTCGTCCAGTAACTTTCGGCTATTCCGTGCAAAGTAAGCCAGGTCTCCGCTGTCCAGACGAATGGCTTTTAATTGATGTCCCTTAGCCTCCAGCTCTTTAGCTACCCTGATCGCATTGGGAACTCCGGATTCAAGTGTATTATATGTGTCAACCAGTAAGGTTGTGTTGTCCGGATAATGTTCTGCATAGGCTTTAAATGCATCGTATTCACTTTCAAATGATTGAATCCATGAATGAGCCATGGTTCCGCTTACAGGAAGGTTGTAGGTGTGGGATGCCCATACATTTGAGGATGCCCGGACGCCTCCAATGACAGCTGCTTTACTGGCCTGGATTCCTCCCAGCCCCTGTGATCTTCTGAGCCCGAAGTCCAGAACGGATCTGCCTTCAGCGGCCTGGACCATTCTGGAGGCCTTAGTGGCTATCAGGGATTCGAAATTGACAATATTAAGTAAGAGAGTTTCCAGGATCTGACATTCAAGAATATTGCCTTCAACTCGTATCAGGGGCACTCCGGGAAATACAACTTCTCCTTCTTTGACGGAATACAGGGAACCGGTAAATTTGAAGTTCTTCAGGTAGGTTAAAAATTCATCCCGGAATCCGACCTTTTTAAGGTATTCGATCTCCTGTACTCCAAAAGTAAAATCTTCAAGGAGTGCCTGAAGATCACTTAAGCCGGCAAAAATTACATATCCGCCTTCAAATGGTAGAGAGCGAAAGAAATAATCGAATGATGCAGGCGTCTCATGGCGTCCTGAGAGAAAATACCCCTGAGCCATGGTAAGTTCATAAAAGTCGGTATAAAGGGCGGTCTTACCCGGAATAAGTGGATTCACAGCTGAGTCCTGTTTTATCTCGTTTGTTTGGTAAACAAGTTAGAGATAAATAGGTTCACTTTTTATTCGGAATCTACGGGTACAATTTAAGGATATCCGCGGTAATTACGTCTTTCAACCAGTTTTTTGATCTTCTCATTACCGATCCAAACTTTTGCATTGGTCTCAACATTGATGAGTTCCATATTGATCGTATAAAAAATGGCAACAGTTCTTTCGTCCGCACTTTCATCTACTACCGAACTGATATTTCCGATCATCATAAAATCAGCGCCCAGTTCCTGCGCCATTCTTTTGGTCGATTCATAAGAGGCATTGGTCTGTTGGTCCACTCTTTCCTCACGGATCTCCTGGCGCTCATCCCGGCTTGCTACCACAGTGACGGAGCCTGAGTTTACGAATGCTCTTTCGATTTCCTTGGTGAATACTTCGGTATCGATGTGTTCCATACTCTCATTTCGTACGGTTCCTACAATTACAACCGGGTTTCTTGAGTTATTACGGCTGAACTGATTTAACCATGGTTTGGTCATGGAATCATTGATCATTTTTTCGGATACCATTCGGGCATCAGTATCATTCCAGCGACCGGAAAGATCGGTGGTGGTTGTTGGGTCAATCCGGCTGACCTTATTAGATGGTCTGCATCCTGTCACCATAAGCCCGGTAATAAGGGCGAAAGTTAATAGATATTTCATAGCATTTGAGTTGTTAGGTTCGATTGTTAATGTGAATAAAGTGATTCAAGTAACACAAGGTCAGAGGATCTAAGTACTTCAATATCGTAACTTTCTGAATACAATAATTGTCCTCTTGCACCGAGATACTCTATCTGGACTTTATTAGTCCCCTCAGGCACTTTTAAAAGATTCATCCAGACCTTACCCGGAAGAGTCTGCCATCCGCGAAGATCTGCTTTTTCGGTGGCCTCCATACCAATAAAACCGGCAAATTTTAGAATTTCCGCCACGGTACCGTTCTCCCCAGCCACCTTGTTTGCAATTGCATTGGTCCCTTTACTTTTTATAATAGTGCGTAGCAATGCCCGGCTATATATGACCGGTTCTTTTGCTTTGTAGATGTCCAGTGCAACCTTATCCATCTCTTCAATAACCTCCAGGTCCGTTGATCTGTTATCATTCAGAACTGCCCTTACTGAATACACAGAAGAGGGATGTAATCTTATTGAGGGAAGAGAGAATTTAAGATAGGAGTCACTAGGGTCCCAGTACAAACGTACATCATTCTGATATTTTACCGGCGACTGTCCGCTAAATGCTGTAATTAAAACATTAAATTCTGATGGATTGGTGGTACTAGCTATGTGACTCTGAGAAGGCAGCGGAAAAGAGCGGATCTTTAGTTGTTCATTAAGGGCAATCCTGAGTTTTTCCTGTTCAATCCGGGCATCATCAAACCGACCCAGTTTTGCATAGATCACCGCTGATAAATAATGAGCCATTGCACTGTTCTGTACATTCACTGTACCAGGACTCCAGTCCAGGCTTCCGGTAGAATCACTTTTTGAAAAAGCATCAGCAATACCTTTGATCCTGATATCCATTTGCTCCAGTTTAAAGGTCATCCTGCGAGTCTCAACAAGTGCACCCTGAAAGTCTCCCTGGTGGATAAAATTAAGCGCATTAAAGGCGTTGATATAGATATCTTCATAGGGTTCACCATCATATACCAGCTTTGTGTCATTGATCAGCATAGATGAAATACCCCGGCTGATACTCTTGGTGTAATTATCCTCGATCAGCCTTTCGGCCTCTGATAAATAAGTAAAACTGCTGTCATAGTTACCGGAAAAGTGATGTATCATTCCACCCTCAAGATTAAAAAGGACCTGATCTTTAGACCGGTATATGTCTTTATCTTTGAATTTGTTGAGAAGCTTTTGTGACCTCTCCATGTCACCATTGCTGAATGCGGTACGCAGATCTCCCTGTGCATCATCAAGTATATAAGCATGACAACCGCTCAGCAACAGAACAGCAAAAAAGAATAGAATGGTCGTTTTGATACCCTTATCAGACAATGAAGTAATTTGTGGTTTAGTACAGCCCTATAGTTAAGTATATTACGCCGCTAAGTTGTCAAAATTCGATTAAAAGTACGTGAAGAAAAAGTATTTGTTGTATCACATTATCGTGCTAACCGGAATAATGGTACTATCATC
This genomic window contains:
- a CDS encoding penicillin-binding protein activator LpoB, which encodes MKYLLTFALITGLMVTGCRPSNKVSRIDPTTTTDLSGRWNDTDARMVSEKMINDSMTKPWLNQFSRNNSRNPVVIVGTVRNESMEHIDTEVFTKEIERAFVNSGSVTVVASRDERQEIREERVDQQTNASYESTKRMAQELGADFMMIGNISSVVDESADERTVAIFYTINMELINVETNAKVWIGNEKIKKLVERRNYRGYP
- a CDS encoding DUF5723 family protein, which translates into the protein MRKAENNIMKIVLLGIVSLFSVASMAQSRHYNSMTLGMGGGGTAYVDGFHANFINPANLAVNNYHNSTSIGLSGIGIKAGGTLAKIGVYNDYLTSGNVINGQLREDFIDDWFGSGNNTLDMNTTVNFVPIGFSHQTSRQAFSLAVRGRVTAESSINRGAAELYFYGLDSQQFGDPVSVNFSNDMVAFTEVSLGYARHIMTIPDLIIAEDVKLYAGIAPKLLMGFYAANARFNSTLQVGDQPGGFTVTNTFNYQLNTIGELSRQLQEYKRQNDLDDSVVLDDVVTYEGDDLGEIQATGFGVDLGATVEMDVSRWPVPLFVDAKKTLRVSMALTDLGSLNFDNDASRIFADGEFSYQGAVGQEDAGDFFDNLGDSLQNDVYGDFNTEGTDGIRYNLPGMYNFGASLEMGRLLAAVDYGFGFNNNGVNSRRSTLNLGLQYRLFRFLPLRVGMRSGGFSSAAYTAGFGLDFNFIEFSVAASATGNSSRNGGSNAVAWSGFIIRF
- a CDS encoding nicotinate phosphoribosyltransferase — its product is MAQGYFLSGRHETPASFDYFFRSLPFEGGYVIFAGLSDLQALLEDFTFGVQEIEYLKKVGFRDEFLTYLKNFKFTGSLYSVKEGEVVFPGVPLIRVEGNILECQILETLLLNIVNFESLIATKASRMVQAAEGRSVLDFGLRRSQGLGGIQASKAAVIGGVRASSNVWASHTYNLPVSGTMAHSWIQSFESEYDAFKAYAEHYPDNTTLLVDTYNTLESGVPNAIRVAKELEAKGHQLKAIRLDSGDLAYFARNSRKLLDEAGLEYVKIAVSNQLDEHLIKSLLDQGAPIDLFGVGTKLVTAHDDPALDGVYKLSSFGKKPTLKISENIEKITLPGIKKVLRAYNEDGSFYADVIGLEGEKDTDLIFHPYFSNKKTNLSGYYIKELLHCVIDEGKTLIEASAPNEAARFAAEQLKRLQPEHKRFANPHVYKVGITGGLMSLRDELINQKNQ
- the pncA gene encoding bifunctional nicotinamidase/pyrazinamidase, whose translation is MKALIVVDIQNDFCPGGALAVEEGDQIIPAVNLLANAFDCVVYTQDWHPDEHFSFASNHDNKEAYQTINAEYGEQILWPDHCIQGSKGAEFHPELNTDHADMIVRKGYRPNIDSYSAFFENDHSTRTGLKGYLIDRNVDELHICGLATDFCVKWSAIDALKEGFKTHLIIDAIKGIDLDNSVEQAMTEMNEAGIHFLRSDEIVQ
- a CDS encoding NAD(P)/FAD-dependent oxidoreductase, with product MSQYYFDHVVIGGGLAGLAAASSLLGAERSVCLIEKESIASGASGTPLGLVNPATGRYATKSWRAEDCYKAVYNDLKKVSAGSGRSIFRENGVLRPALTNKIADRMQENTLESNWPEDWAEWISQEKIHDSYKGLNVTNGGVWLPIGLTVDIAGYLEHKAVRLQERGLKILIGSEPVVEREDGSWVIRTADHSVNCESVIYAAGHLTKRVSYWDWLPIHSVKGQVARFRTDYAFPYPCSISALGYLGSLNENEFTVGSTYEHKFDHTEPDDYGIRYLKERMKKVVPDLIESGELIGQWAGVRASTPNRKPILGEHPEHPNLYVFAGLGSKGMLYSAYLGDLLAKHILEDGPLPDEISISRISK